TAAATTAGATTTATCAGATTCTTTCTTTATACTATATATAGCTACAACACTAGTTTTGTCCTACCACATTTTCCTATAGGCTTGGTCAAACTTAAAGAAGTTTGACTTCGGGCAAACCTAGAACTTCAATTAATTAGATTCTTCATAAAACATGTCTTAGTCATATGATCGTCACCTTCAGTGAATTCTCAACTTTTGGTGTTCACTCAACACAGGTACATATATCATCACCTTTTGGGCCATGAAGTTGAGCATCAGATAATACGCAATACACTACCAAGACGCTTTGGTGCGCCAGGACTTCCAGAATTAAATGCTTCCCAGGTACCATGATGTATTAGTGTGTTCATACCAAGTAATTTTTAGTTGAGCAATATGTGACCTCTCAGGCTACTTCTAATTAGTGCATCCTTTATCAACACACTTCTATGGTTAAGATTTGTACGCTGTCTTCTTGTTCTAGGATGTGTCAGAGGGGTCGTTATGGTCTTCCTCTGTCCCAAAATAGAAGCTGTTCTAAGAAAGTGTGCGAACAAACTTTTCTATCTTGACCACTAAGTAATAGAAAACTATTTTGATTGGTCAAGtatatagattttttataaaaaacTGTTCCACAACAATTCTTTATAATATCTCACTTTCATATTACACACACAATAATGGTCAAATGATTTAAACTATTATATTTGTTCTGTTGTTGATCTGGTGCTGTATGTATTCAGGTCTTGGCAGTTAAAAGTGTTCTCCAGAAGCCCGTTAGTTTGATTCAAGGTCCACCTGGCACTGGGAAAACTGTTACATCAGCTGCAATTGTGTACCACATGGCAAAACAAGGCCAAGGGCAGGTATAGAACTGCATGGTGGACACTTGGGATGTGTTGTTATAGCTTGGAAGTATTGTTTGACCCCTTCTCTCTGGTTTGAAATCTTAGGTCCTTGTATGTGCACCAAGTAATGTTGCTGTTGATCAGTTGGCAGAGAAGATAAGCTCAACAGGTCTCAAGGTGAATGATGAATTTACTGTTTATGTTGATTATCTACCGTTTTCCAACTGTACCTTTTCAACTCGTCAGCGATCAATTGAGCATGGCATCTGCCGTGTACTGCAACTGTTACTGTTTAGTTAGCTCTCATATGCTTCAACTGATTGCAAGAATTGACGAGATATTTGTTTTTTCGTAATGAACTACACACTGCAATTAAATAGTCTTTATTTGTGGTTTATCCTTTCAACGAGTAACCTTAGTTGAATACTCTACTTACTGCAGGTTGTTCGACTTTGTGCGAAATCTAGAGAAGCAGTTTCTTCACCTGTTGAGCATCTTACACTTCATTATCAGGTACACTTTTGACTCCTATCTAGTCTCTTGCATCCAAAATAACCATTTTTGTGTGAACGCTAATCATGGGTTTTTGCAATCATGCAGGTTCGACATCTCGATAATTCCGAGAAGAGCGAAATGCATAAGCTACAGCAACTAAAAGACGAGCAAGGTGTTTTATCCACTCTCAGTCTCTCACCAAGCGTGATGCTTTCATTGAACATTTTCTTTGAAGAGACTCGGTATGACTCAATTGGTTGGCTGGGAACTGATGTGCTGTGTTATATTTCGACAGGAGAATTGTCGAGCAGTGATGAGAAAAAGTACAAGGCACTAAAACGAGCCACTGAAAGAGAGATATTACAAAGTGCTGATGTGATTTGCTGCACCTGTGTTGGTGCTGGAGACCCTCGTTTGTCAAACTTCCGTTTTCGCCAGGTAATGATTTCTACCCTCTAGTCTTTAGGTTAGCAGTGTTCATATTATTTCTATATTGTATCCTGAAGCAATGGAAATTGTTATTGACAGGTTCTTATCGATGAGTCTACACAGGCGACAGAGCCAGAATGTCTTATTCCATTGGTTCTTGGTGTTAAGCAGGTGAAGATGTAATCATGATCTCATTTAGGTTAACTTGATTATATTTATTTATGCTTTTGAGCTATTCAGGTTGTTCTTGTTGGAGATCATTGCCAACTGGGTCCAGTCATCATGTGCAAAAAGGCAGCCCGAGCAGGATTAGCACAATCTCTCTTTGAGCGCCTTGTTATCCTTGGAGTCAAGCCATTCAGGCTACAGGTAATGGTTGCCTTTTCGTGTCTAGTAGTATCATCATGTTGTTACCACTACGCTTTCCGTAACTCGCCAGTTCATTCTAGATTGAGTATCAGAACTGTGCAAGTTATCAGATTAATAATATTATAACTACGTTGGTACTTCTCACGGTATGTTTCTTTTCTAAAGATATTTTTTACTCTTTTAGCCTTCTGACATGAGGTCACGTGTTCAAGTCCTGGAAGCAGcttcttgcagaaatgtagggaagggcttctggaggcctgcgttgaatatgcccaaaccatctcaaacgatgttggacaagcttctcttcaattggcgCTACCCCAATTCTGACATGAGGTCACGTGTTCAAGTCCTGGAAGCAGcttcttgcagaaatgtagggaagggcttctggaggcctgcgttgaatatgcccaaaccatctcaaatgatgttggacaagcttctcttcaattggcgctaccccaactctatcttgtatatcatcattctagactcgatccttcctcgcgtggccacacatccatctcaacatacgcatctccgcgcCACCTAACTGTTGAagatgtcgccttttagtcggccaacactcagcgccatacaacattgatGGTTGAACCgctgtcctgtagaacttgccttttagcttttgtggcactctcttatcacagagaatgccagaagcttggcgccacttcatccatccggctttgattcgatggttcacatcttcatcaatacccccatcctcctgcagcattgaccccaaatatcgaaaggtgtccttctgaggcaccacctgcccatcaaggctagcCTCCTCCTCTTCatacctagtagtactgaaaccacacatcatgtactcggttttagttctactaagcctaaaccctttcgattccaaggtttgtctccataactctaacttcctatttacccccgtccgactatcgtcaactagcaccacatcatccgcaaagagcatacaccatgggatatctccttgtatatcccttgtgacctcatccatcaccaaggcaaaaagataagggctcaaagctgacccctgatgcagtcctatcttaatgcGGAAGTCATCAGTGTTGACGTATTCATCCTTATTTCCTTGAACTTCACACAGATTTTTCCTACCACCCCTTCTGTTATTTTGGACATCAAATTGAGTAGAAATAAGTTCTATGATGAACAGAAGTCTGTACAACTGTACCTATTTCGCCGCATGATATAAGCTAATAAATCAACCGAGCGACATCTGAGTTTTAAATCATGATATTGCAATGATTAACTGTTACTATTCTTTGACAATAATTTGTTCTCGAGATGGTGGACTTATTTCAGTTGAAAGCTAATACAATTATTACAACTTTGCAGTCAAAAGCTGAAATATTTCGTTTAAAACTATACTTATGTCAGTTTAAAGCTAGTACTATTAACTTGATAACCCTGATTTTACAGGTCCAATATAGAATGCACCCTTGTCTTTCAGAATTTCCATCCAACTGTTTTTATGAAGGCACACTGCAAAATGGGGTAACCGTAAATGAGAGACAGTCATCTGGAATTGACTTTCCTTGGCCTGTTCCAAATCGACCGATGTTCTTCTATGTGCAGGTACTTTTTTGGAAAATTGATTGCATTTCTATTTATGGAAAAGGTCTATATATACTGATTTGAACTGATTTTCTATAGATGGGAGTAGAAGAGATAAGTGCTAGTGGGACATCTTACCTCAATAGGACTGAAGCTGCAAATGTAGAGAAAATTGTAACTACATTCTTAAGAAGTGGTGTTGTGCCAAGCCAGGTATGTACTGAGTAAAAATGATTACTATCATAAGGATGTTCTTTCAAAACCAGGGAGCCACTGCTCCACTCATGGATGGTGTCGATTTCAAAGCTGATGGCACCGGGACATGTGCCAATGTGTGAGGTTCACAGGGAATTAACCTGTTAAGGAGTATGGCATAGCATGCGGTACAATTTTCTCTAATTCCTGGACCTGCACCGTGCTTCAGTTGACATGCCTCCTGCCATAATGCTAGCACCCTTGCTCGTTGTTTTCAAATGGGACGAACTTGACAAGCTGCTGCTGCTCTCTCCCTTCCAAGTCGTTCATGCATCTTCCAGTGTTGTCATTGAGAAGCAGACCTGGATCTTAGAAATTAGAACATTAGAGTGCTTGATAGAAGGGGAAAACAGGGTGTAAAGCAACCAGCTAGTATGGATATGATTTTTTGGTGGCAGCCTATGAAATCTGCTATCGCTGGCCCAGTGGATTTAGATGAGTGTCAGGTTGAGTTGGAGTAGAAGAGCAAAAACCAGTGGAAAAGAAAGCAGCCTATTTCCTTTTGTTGTTTGTTTCCTTGATTCCAGAGTGGATCTTAGGCTCCTAGCTATAGCTTCACAGACATGCAGTACCTGACACGTATATGCCCATGCATTTTGCTGGGCCCAATTTGTGTATACATGCTTGTAATTTTTCCTGCATGACAAAGGATAACCATACCAGATTACACATAAAAATAAGAAAACTATGAACGGCACATATTCCAATACAAGATCTAACAGACATCAATGGATAGAGTCAGGCTCCATGAATCTCCTGAACTTTATTCTTATGGTCATTTAGAAGTTCTGCACTAGCCCCTTCTGTATGAGAAGACATCACTAATTATTTTGAAACTGGATTTGTACCTCATGGATCTTTAATATGCAGATCGGAGTTATCACACCTTATGAAGGGCAGAGGGCGTATATAGTAAATTATATGTCAAGGAATGGCTCTCTTCGCCAACAACTTTACAAGGAAATTGAGGTAAACCATAAAACTGTAAACTATACTcggaaatataaggtgtattttgTTTTGTTAAGATGAGGCTTCAGTCATCGGTTGGTAATATTGATATATAATATGCATGGCCTCAGATGAAATGTTAATATATTTCAATTTTAAAGTACTTCTATGTTCATGATGTTTTGTCTCACAAATCAAATATTAATAGATTATTAGGCCCAGTTCGTTTTAGCTTTTGATTCTCCAGAATCAGCTTTTGCGAAATTTCCCCCAGAATCGGCCGCTGAGTTCTTTCCTGAGATTGTGGTTTGAGATTGTGGAACGAGTTGTATGTTGAAATGTCTATAGTGCGAACAGGAACTTTGTGTTGAATTGCTAAACATAGAAGTTTCAAACAATTTATCATCAAATATGAGCATGAATAAGATTTATGAATATCTTAGATTGATAAATATTACAATAAAGAAGGTTTCCAcgtttcctttgctacaaaagaaGTTCCACTACAAATAGATTGACTAATTTCATGGTACAAGACTGATAGCAATAGCCTCACGTGTTGCGGCCATGGTACCATCTAGTGCGTTGGCGCCTGTAAATGGCAATGGGGGTTGCACATACGATCCATCTATCGATTGATCGTTCTCTGTACAGACAAATACATCCATCTATCGATCCATTGTTTTTTCTATATACAGAGATTGAACGGCATGACAAATTCTATAGAGACGAACACATCCGTTCACTGGTCCATCCATCCATTTCCTCCagccacccatccatcaatttctgTGCGAACTAGGAACAGAGAAGACAGAGAGGAGATAAGACAGAGAGGAGAGAAGACAAAGAGGAGAGAACTCACCTGAGGCGACGGCCCGACCGAACTCCAGCGTGGCAGCGTCGGGCGGAGGTGGATCTGGCGGAGGTGGTGTCGGGTGGAGCAGCGGCTGTGGGCCTGGAGGTGAGTAGAGGGCGGGCTGTCGGGCGGTGCGGTGTCAGCGGCCCTGTAACCCTATCACGAGCGGGGAGGTGGGGGATTGAGCGAAGGAGAGGGACGAGTCGTGCGAGTGCGACTCGTTTTCCTGGGCGCGGCTGGCCACCAGTGGCAGTTCTCTTGTAATTTGCCTCTCAAACAGGGGTACTATCTTAAATCGAACTGTTTTGTTTTGTGCGAGCACTCATAATTGAGGTCTCCATACGATTTTGGATTGCACTACCGATTCTAGCGATTCTCAGATGATTTTAGACAATCAAATCGAGTTCTTTCAAGCTTTTGATTATTCAGACCCAGATTGTCCAGAATCAAGTGAAAAGAACTGGGCCTTAGTTGTTGGTCAAAGCTTTGTCTTTAGCAAACGGAATTAACCTTACCTTTCCAGAAATATTTGTGCTATAATATGCATAATGTTTTTCAGGTGGCAAGTGTCGACTCCTTCCAGGGAAGAGAGAAAGATTACATTATTCTGTCTTGTGTTAGAAGCAATGAACACCAggtgttttttttatcatattggcCCCATCATTTCGTTGGCTGTGTGTTTCTTGCATTATACAGTAGTAATTTATATTTATATGCACAGCATATGGTACATGCAATCTAGAGTTTATCGCTATAGATATTTTGTGTGATACAAAATGTTTTTAGTGCTGGATTATTTAATTGTTATCTGGTCATATCAATTTGTAGATTGGTACATGCAATCTGGAGTTTATCGCCATAGATATTTTGTGTGTGATACAATATGTTTTTAGTGCTGGATTATTTAATTGTTATCTGGCCATATCAATTGTAAATTGGCATTTGCTTTGTGTGTAGTTAAGTTATATATCTTTGAATATAAAACATCTATGCATTTATGTTTCTTCATATATTACATTTTTGATATAAACTGAGCCATGATTCTTTGTTAATTATTGTTGTGTTTCTTGGCTGTTAGTGCTTGACGAGCAACTGTTGCACATCGAATCGTTTAGCTGACGATGCATACTGCTTTTGACGTTTTTTTTCAGGGTATCGGCTTTCTTAATGATCCACGCAGGTTAAATGTTGCATTAACTCGTGCTAGGTATGGTATAGTCGTTCTTGGGAATCCTAAAGTTCTAAGCAAGCAGCCTCTTTGGAATAGTTTGTTGACACATTACAAGGTACACCTTTCCCTTGATACATACCAATGCTTACTTTAAGCTGCAAATGATTAGTATTTTATTAGTTTGTTGCTGCCCTTTTGGTGAGACTTTTACACATCAAAACTCTATAAACTTTGTAGTTTGGTTGGGTTATCtttcatctatatctataccaatataaaaagacccaaaggggcagatccaactgatctcggccatcaaactaagtcaatccaacgatctagactgctccaatggcgagcattcaacgtgcaattaatatcataccaaatattgcactaatcacagaattaacacacaaataatagcGTACCTAATATCCGCGTGCAATTAATATATATCCTAAATATTAATGTGCAACGCGTGCAATCaatatattgcctaaatattaacGTGTGTTGCATGTGCGCATTTACTAGTTTTATATTAAAATTCCTAGGGGGTGTATTGTGTTCCTGTGTGTGGCATAGTAGTTTCTGTGATATGAATTTGTGCTGGAAGATAAATATCAAAGGAAATGTAATGTGCATAATCTGGCTACAAGTAAAACGAGGAGCATTACTAACAGTGGCGGAGCTATGTGAGGACAAATCAGAATTCATGTTATCGTAATTCTCAAATTAAGAATTACTACTgcctctgtcctggtttactagCCCCCCTTGTATTTCGGGTCATATTTTGACCATGATTTTAACTAAttctccctccgtaaactaatataagagtgtttagatcactactttagtgatctagtgatctaaacgctcttatattagtttacagagggagtaaaatATAAGTTATACGTAGCAAAATATATATAATTGGAATCTACATTCATACGATTCCAACaacataatttttggtgacatgcattaacattttgctagtcaaatatgtggtcaaacttgtgctccctctgtaaataaatataagagcgtttggatCACTACTACGCTCTtacatttctttacggagggagtaactttTATACATATAAATCTGTACATTACGTAATGTTGGCCCCTCCTGTATATCCAGTCAAGCTACACTACGGATTACTAACTATTGTGGTTTGAATTATTTTATTTATAATTTATAACTTCTATGTGTTTAGGAGCATGAGTGCTTGGTAGAAGGACCTTTGAACAATTTGAAGCAGAGTATGGTGCAATTTCAAAAACCAAAAAAGGTGAATATGTGTGCCTCTTCCAGATACCTATTGGAAAAGCATTCTCTTTGTTATTTTCCTTTTACTAGTTTCTCACTTTTATTTTTATGAGTAGATCTACAATGATCGGAGACTGTTCCTGGGTGGTGGTCAAGGTGTTATGCAGGGATCTGCCTTTGGCACTGTAGGCTCAGGAGATAAGAGAAGTGGTAGGGGAAAAGGTCTGTGCAGTTATAATTTAATGACCTGCATTTCCATTTTTGTTGACAATGGTTCTTTATTATCACCCTTAATACATCCTTCTTTTCACCAAATCAGGATACCCATTTGTTCCATTTGGGCCACCAAATGGGGCTCACAAACCTGGTGTGCACCCATCAGGCTATCCTTTAGCTCGCATGCCTTATCCTCCATTTCCTGGGTCTCCACATTCTCAACCCTACGCAATTCCAACCCGGGGATCCCTGCATGGACCCATTGGAGCTGTTCCGGCGGTGCCTCAACCTGTTAATAGGAACTTTGGTGCTCCTCGTGCAAATACCGGTGGCCCTATTGGTGGTCACCTTGCTGCCCATCAGCAGAACTCTCAGCAAGCTATGGGAAGTGTGGGGCCAACCTATAACTTTGCTGGTGATCCGAGCAGTCAGCCTTCTGGTGGAGGCCTGATGTCCCAATCTGGACTGATGGCACAGGTTTGTTCATTTTTTCTTTATACTGTTGCACAAAGTAACAGTACTTCTACATTAACATTTTCATTTCTGAAATAGATGCCTGTCGAAGGTCTAAGTCAAACAATCCGTGATGGGTTTCCTGTTGGTGGGATGTCTCAGGTACAAACAATAAAAGGTGCGTGCACCACTATCTTACCGTTCTCCCCTTTGACTGAGTTTTCTTTTGTTGGCTGCTAGGACTTCTTTGGAGATGATTTCAAGAGCCAAGGATCTCACGTAGCATACAACATTGCAGATTTTTCTACTCAGGTAATCCCATTTGTCTGCTCACTTTTCTGCTGTTTTTGGATCAATATTATTTTCAGATAGCTCTGTAATTTGTATAAACAGACCTAGCGTTGTATTTTGTAAACAGTATTACTCCACCCTCCCAAATATATAAGGCATATTTTGTTTAGTTAAGACAAGGGCTTGAccaacttggtgctagatacatccatttgagagacaagcttgggacaagctttttcggacggagggagtacatgacatgGAATAGTTGGCAGTAGTATATAAATTAGAGTACTTATCTGTGGTTATGATTTCGTATCATGTAGGCAAAATATTACTTGAGTAATTGTTAGTCAAAGCCTTTTCTTAACCAAGGAAAATACTGCTTACATTTCTGGATGGAGTAGTAGTTCATTATTAGTTTGGGAAGGGACTTCTAAAAATAAAATAACTGTCATACACAGGCTTCTCAAGGAGGTTATGCTGTTGAATATACACAAGGGCCCCAATCTGGATATCCTGGGAATTATTTGAACCAAAGTGCACATCCAGGATACCCCCATATGGGTGCAACAAATGACATTGTATCTCAGGTCTGTGGTTTGCTTTTGGTAACCAGTACATTACATCTAAAATTTTCTCTTGACTCCTTTCCCTGCACATGTTAATCCTCTCTGCGCTAAGCCTGTTTTGTATGATCCAGGATCACATGGCCCATGGTTCACATGGAATGTTTACGCAAGCGGGATACAACGACCAATCACAAGATGAATCTTCTCAGATGCATTATGGACTGGGTGCTCCTGGCCATCTTCAGTCACAGGTGGTTTATCTATCTATTTTCATGTGTTTAATGTTTTCTTTAACTTGATGAAAATTTGTTGTAACTGGAGCTAACATAATGGTTTGCAGAGCATGATGAATCCTATGTACTCTCAGTCATATGCTCACTATAACACTCAACCTCAGTCTCTTCAGCCTCCACCGCAGTGATCAAGAAAGCTTGTCACATAAGGCTGAAGCCGCATTAAGTTTTGGAAGTTTCATGAATCACATCCCCTTGGCCTGTGGCATCTTGGTTATGCCTTGCTACAGTATTACGCAGAAGTGTTTGGTGCTAGACATCGGTTGCAAGCAAAGAGGACAAGCATATTTTGACACATTGGATGTTTATTGGGTCAGGCTTGTACAAGATTGGCTGTGGCTATCGCTGGACACCGTTGCTAAGGAGCACAAGGACTGAGATGTATCTCTCCTTACTTACCGTGGCAATTTTGCAATGGGCTTGACAACAACAGGTCGTCACTTGTGCATTAAGAGAAAGGGTGTCGATGCTACACCCACATCCCTTCACCTGTGTAGAAGGCAAATGGGGCTTGTAGTGGTACAATGTGAATATGTGCTGCCATCCGAGTAAGGGTGGGCAGCTATTGCCTGCCTCCATGGTATCATGAAGACGCCTGTTGATTGGCCTTGTATAGAGGTGGTGTGGCTAACCTCAGATCTCGCACATGGATACTTGCCTTAAGAACTATGTATGCTTTCTATATAGTTTTGATGTTATTATTACAGAAAATGATGTAGGTAATGTTGCTTGGCAATAGCTTGTGGTTCTTGGTGGAAAGTGAGGTTTTATTGGGCTGTTAAATCATTTGGTGTAACTATGGCTTGGTTCAGCTATTGAAGGCTGATTGGTGTGT
The window above is part of the Triticum aestivum cultivar Chinese Spring chromosome 2A, IWGSC CS RefSeq v2.1, whole genome shotgun sequence genome. Proteins encoded here:
- the LOC123188489 gene encoding regulator of nonsense transcripts 1 homolog, whose amino-acid sequence is MATQPPSSAAAADLYETASQPDPSASAAGDAYTFLEFNTQGDDFEYPDFPELSQPARSAPPPPAPVTSSASSSWPAPPLPPDALPDADLAPQDSTPPASSSSPSPRSSASKARAGAAVADGLAAGVAALSFEEPPGAGTGDDGYDYGKGDFVEHACRYCGIHNPACVARCNVPSCRKWFCNSRGNTSGSHIVNHLVRAKHKEVCLHKDSPLGETILECYNCGCRNVFLLGFISAKAENVVVLLCREPCLNVNALKDMNWDLSQWTPLIDDRCFLSWLVKVPSEQEQLRARQISAQQINKVEELWKTNPDASLEDLEKPGVDDEPQPVVLKYEDAYQYQNVFAPLIKLEADYDKMMKESQSKDSVTVRWDIGLNKKRVAYFVFPKEDNELRLVPGDELRLRYSGGTSHPAWQSVGHVIKLTAQEEVALELRASQGVPVELNHGFSVDFVWKSTSFDRMQGAMKTFAVDETSVSGYIYHHLLGHEVEHQIIRNTLPRRFGAPGLPELNASQVLAVKSVLQKPVSLIQGPPGTGKTVTSAAIVYHMAKQGQGQVLVCAPSNVAVDQLAEKISSTGLKVVRLCAKSREAVSSPVEHLTLHYQVRHLDNSEKSEMHKLQQLKDEQGELSSSDEKKYKALKRATEREILQSADVICCTCVGAGDPRLSNFRFRQVLIDESTQATEPECLIPLVLGVKQVVLVGDHCQLGPVIMCKKAARAGLAQSLFERLVILGVKPFRLQVQYRMHPCLSEFPSNCFYEGTLQNGVTVNERQSSGIDFPWPVPNRPMFFYVQMGVEEISASGTSYLNRTEAANVEKIVTTFLRSGVVPSQIGVITPYEGQRAYIVNYMSRNGSLRQQLYKEIEVASVDSFQGREKDYIILSCVRSNEHQGIGFLNDPRRLNVALTRARYGIVVLGNPKVLSKQPLWNSLLTHYKEHECLVEGPLNNLKQSMVQFQKPKKIYNDRRLFLGGGQGVMQGSAFGTVGSGDKRSGRGKGYPFVPFGPPNGAHKPGVHPSGYPLARMPYPPFPGSPHSQPYAIPTRGSLHGPIGAVPAVPQPVNRNFGAPRANTGGPIGGHLAAHQQNSQQAMGSVGPTYNFAGDPSSQPSGGGLMSQSGLMAQMPVEGLSQTIRDGFPVGGMSQDFFGDDFKSQGSHVAYNIADFSTQASQGGYAVEYTQGPQSGYPGNYLNQSAHPGYPHMGATNDIVSQDHMAHGSHGMFTQAGYNDQSQDESSQMHYGLGAPGHLQSQSMMNPMYSQSYAHYNTQPQSLQPPPQ